The Sphingobacteriales bacterium genomic sequence GGAACAGTGATAATTAAACTTACCCAAAAGCGTTTGAGAAAATCGTGGGTATGATGCCCTTCGTGCTTGTCATAATTATTTTCTGAATGATGGCTATGTTCTTTATGGTCGTGATGATGGTGGTGTCCGTGATGGTTATGAGCTTCTTTTTTTGCTCCACCCATTGGGACTAAATCCATTCCGCAAAGCGGACATTTTCCCGGTTCGTCCTTAATCACTTGTAAGTGCATCGGACAGGTATATTTCTTCATACTCTTTTTGTTCGTTAATAATTGTTCGAAGTGTCGTTTTACACTTGCCGTACCTAATATTAATGCGCCATTACATTTTTTTTAAGTTAAGTTGCCCATCAGCTAAATATTGCCATCGTTAACCGGAGTTTGCACTTTTGAAGCTTGTTGTTTAAACCACCATCCGGAAAAAACAAACAACGCCAAAGCCGGCAAAACCAACCAAACAGGCATATTGGGCAACAATTCGTCGGCCTGGCTATCGAGCGAAATAATACCCGCCCAAACCAAAAACACCTGAAGGCCATTGTTAACAAAATGAAACAAAACAGGGTACCATAAATTATTGGTGTAATAATACATATAACCCAAAACCAAACCTAATATAAAACGCGGTAAAAAACCGTAAAACTGAAAATGCAATAAACTAAATAAAAAAGCACCCATAAATATGGCCAAATGTGGTTTGTTTAGGCATTTAACAAGTAAAGTTTGAAGCCCGCCCCTAAAAAGCAACTCTTCGCCAAAGGCCGGAATAGCGGCAACTATGAGCAAATTTACAAACAAGTGTGCTACGGAATTGCCTTGCAAAAAGGCTTTGGTAACAATTTCGCCTTCTTTTTCTAAGGCTTGCATCCATTGCTCAATATGTTGCAATGCCGGCGGGAATACTATATTTTGGTTAATGCCGTTAAGCCATTGAATAATGGGTACAGAAACAATAAACAAAGCCAAACTTGCCAGTAGCAAGCCCCATTTAGGCACTTGTTGGATGCCGTAAAAGCGCCAAAAATTCCCTGTTTTTAGCCAGCTTAATACCATGCCGGTAGCTACAAAAATTAATAAGCTGCTTATGGCCTGCCCCCATTTAAGCCCCTGTAAAATGGTAGGGTCTTGTACCATTTGGGCCATGCTTAACGATTGTAAATCGCTAAGGCCAAACAACATTAAAATAAATAAACTAACCATTTGCGCCAGCAAAAAAAAGCCAGCGGCAATAAAAGCAAAATAGCCTAATTGGCTGCAAGGGCTTTTTTTATTGAGATTAATAAATTGGTGTAGTTTCATAGTTGTTTATTTGTCTTGTTCAAAAAAAAATAGTTTTAAGGCACAAAAGTACAATTTTGATGTATCAACGGGCCTAAAACTGCAGTTGCGGGCGCAATATTAGTTGTTTTTTAGTACCGCAATGCACTTATGGCAATTTTACTGCTATTGCCTTTATATTTGTTAAAATCAGCTACGGTTATACTCCCGTCCATGTTGGCATCGCATTGGTGGTAAACATTTATAAGGCTACTGCCTGCCTGGTAATCATTAAAGTCGGCAATAGTTATTTTGCCGTCGCCGTTAAAATCGCCCGACATAAAACAAAATTTAGTGCCTACTTTTTTTAGCTGGCCTATTCCATTGGCTTGGGTAGCAGCAGTTGTAAAATCGAAGGGGGGGTTATTAGGAAGCAAAATTGGCGTTTTGCTCATTGCTGCTAAATGGGCGCGTGGTTTTAGGGCTAAATAATAATTGCTGCCTGCATCGCGCACGTTAAACAGCACCCCATTATTGCCATTGGCATCGTGCAGGCTGCCATCTTTATACAATAGTGCTGCCTTTTGTGTTATTAAAATGCCTCCGGTTTCGGTGTCAGAGCTACGGCGCAATTCGGCAAGCACCCAATCGGTGGCATCGGGCAGGGCAGTAGTACGGCTTTCGTTGCCGTCATAATTCCAGGGGGTAGTATTAAACGGCTGCAACGAGGGCAATAAGTTTTTACTACTCAGCAAGGTCGTCATTTGGGTTCCGGTAAAGGGGCCTTCGGCAAAAAGTTTAGCTTGCGCTAATGCTCCGCAGGAATGGTTGTCGCTGTTGTCGTCTAAATTAATATCCTCGTCTCCGGTTTGGTAGGTTAAAAAGGTAAAAAATACCAACATCATTTCGTCTGTTGTGGCTTCGCCGGCGCTCACATCTTTTGGTGGACTGCTGGGGTTATGCGGATTATTTTCGGTATTATCGTAAACTGCTTCGGCATAAAGTATTGTTCCGGATGGAACTATCATGGGTTTTTTAAACGAATAGCCGCCTTGCCAATGAAAATCCCAGTGCGGAATATCAATAAATTTTAAGGTATCGTTGGTAGGTGTAACCGCATACGATTTTATACTGGTGCCTATTAAATGCATGTGAGGCGCAACATTTAAAATAGTAGCTTTTACGGGCACCATTTGCTCTTCGTAAAAGGTTTTAACTGTGTTTTTAGCAATAAACAGCGGCCCGTTTGTCATATTAGTAAAATGATTCAGGGCGGGCAAATTCATAGCATTGCGCATGCCTGCGGGATTGGTTAGTTTAAAATTTATAACTGTTTGATCGGTTTCGCCCTGGCTGCCATCGGGGTAGTGTAATTGCAAAACAATATGGCTATTTGCCGGCAAAGACATGCCAATTCCGGATGGAAAAAAGTACGGCGATGCACCCGGTGCCCAGCCAAATATAAAAGTAGCGTTATTACTACCCACCCCGCCAAAATTTTCGTATCCGGGGCCTGGGTCCGCGGCATCCAAGGCCGCACAATCCCCAGATGTATCGTAAAAAACCAATACATGATGTACAATAGAGGAGTTTCCGGGCAAAACTTCAATGGCTGTAATGTATTTGTCTTGCAACAAATTAGTCGGAATGTCGAAACAACGGTATATATCGCCTCCGGAGCCTGTTACGGTATAAGATGGCATCGAAACAGTTAAGTCGGGTGTACCTAACTGGCTAGTATTTGTGTAGGTTGGCGGCGTGGGTGCTTGTGCAGGGTCGCCTTCGGGGGTATCGTTATTTACCCAATCTCTTATCAGGGCAATTTCGTCATCGCAAAGTAAACGTTCATTGGCGTAGTGTTGGTAGTTGGGGTTAGGTGGCCAGGGCGGCATGTGTTTGTGCTCAATGGCGTCTAATATTTCGGCGCTAAAAGCGGCAGCATCTTCGTAGGCCACTAACGAAAAACCGGCAATACCCCCCTCATGATGGCATTTAGTACAGTTGGTATAAATAATATTGGCAATATCGCTGCTCCACGTTGGCGATTGAGCACGAATTACCGTTGTTTTACAAAGGCAAAATATAATGATTAGTAGTAGATTTTTTTGCATAGACAAAGATGTAGCAGTTAAACAAACCGAAAAAGAGAAAAGAAGAAAAGAAAAATGAAATGAGGATTTGATGCCTAAAATTATTATTTTTTTCTGTGTTGGCGTTATTGTTTTTTTCCGGATGATTTTAGAAACTTATTTTTTTGTTTCTTTAACCACCGCAATCCGGGCTAATTCGCTAAAATCGGCAAGGCTTAGTTGCTCGGCGCGTTTTTGTAATATGGTGGGTGGCAGTACCGAATCATCAAAATTAAATTGATAGGCTTTTAAACAATTTGCCAACTGCTTGCGGCGGGTGGCAAAAGCTTGTTTTACTAATGCCCTAAAAATGGGTTCGGGGGTGCCGTTAAGGGCATCGGTAGCCCTGCGAGTAAGCCTAATTACCGCGCTTTGAACCTGCGGGGGCGGGTCGAAATTGCCGCGCTCGACAGTAAACAAGTACGAAACCTCAAAAAATGCCTGTAACAATACACTTAATTGCCCATAAACCTTACTGCCCGGCTGCGCACAAACCCGCTGCGCCACCTCGCGCTGAAACATGCCTACCAACTGCCCAATTTGTTGCCTGTGTGTATAGGCCATAATTAGCAACTGAGACGAAATATTGTACGGAAAATTGCCTACCAAACTAAATCCATCCGGAAAACGTTGCGGCAAACGCATTTGTAAAACATCGCCTAACAATATTTTTTCAGAGGGTAAAACTGTTTCCGGAAATTTAGCCCGCAACACTTGGGGCAAGCGGTCGTCTAACTCGCAAACCCATAAATCAATATCCGGAATTTGAAGTAAAAATTGCGTCAACATACCCTCGCCAGGGCCTACCTCAACAACCGTTGTGCAGTTTTGGTAAGGCACCTCCACATTATTAGCTACCCGTTGCGCTATGGCGTTGCTGCGCAAAAAATGTTGCCCCAGCGATTTAATTTTTTTCATATTAACAAATAATTGTCTATCGTGGGTTAATTAACAATTTTTATAGCCTACATCCGGCTTAAAATTAGTAACTTTGCGCCCCAAAATAAAATTTTTTATTCAATTAAATTCTAATTTAGTTATCCCAATGCGTATCGAATCCGTTGCAAAAATATCGAAAAATACGCCCATTGTGTATGTGGGTTTACCAAATTCTAATTGGGCTAAAGTTTTTAATGATGCCCAGGTGGCGCAAATTGCCCAATTAAATGCCGCCAACTGCCACCAGGTAGTATTTAACGACGGCAGTACAGTGGCCATCGCTGCCTGTGTAAAAACCGATGCTAATCCCGATATTCAAACCGAAAACTACCGTTTAGCCGGTGCCGAAATAACAAAAGAACTAAACCGATTAAAAATAAACAAAGCAGGCATACATAACGTTGATGGCAACGAAACAGCAAGTTTAGCCGTAGCCGAAGGTGCTTTTTTGGCCGGATACCAGTTTACCCGCTATATTTCTGATAAAAAACGCTTCAACACGCTGCAAACCATTGAAGTGCCAACCAATATGGCCAGCGCTGCCGCCATTACCGAACTTAGCCACGTGCTTACTGCCGTTTGTAATGCCCGCGACTTAGTAAACGAGCCTGTAATTACCTTAACTGCCCCAAAACTTGCCGACGAAATTGCCCGCTTAGGCAAAGCCGCCGGTGTAAAAGTTACTATTTTTGACAAAGCGCGTATTACAAAAGAAAAAATGGGCGGCATATTGGCCGTAAACGCCGGCAGTATAGACGAGCCGCGCTTTACTATTATGGAATACAAGCCTAAAAATGCCAAAAATAAACAACCTATTGTGCTTGTGGGCAAAGGCGTAGTGTACGACACCGGCGGTCTTAGTTTAAAACCATCAGACGGGATGGAGTGGATGAAATGTGATATGGGCGGCGCTGCGGCTGTGGCTTGTGCCATTTGTGCTGCGGCACACAACCAGTTGCCTTTACATATTGTTGGCCTTATACCCTCGACCGATAACAGACCCGGCGGCAATGCCTATACTCCCGGCGATGTAATTACCCACTACGGCGGCACTACCTGCGAAGTGCTAAATACCGATGCCGAAGGTCGCCTTATTTTGGCCGATGCCCTTGCTTACGCCAAACAATATAAACCCGAACTTGTAATTGATATTGCTACCCTTACCGGCGCGGCTGTTATTGCTGTTGGCCACCAAGGTATGCTGCTAATGGGCAACGATGCCGCCACAAACTACAAACAACAAATTACAGCCTGTAGCTACGAGGTATATGAACGCTTGGCCGAACTACCGTTGTGGGGCGAATTTAAAGAACAACTAAAAAGCGATATTGCCGACCTTAAAAATATTGGTGGCCGCCCTGCTGGCTCAATTACCGCCGCTAAATTTTTAGAGCATTTTACCGACTATCCATGGATGCACGTTGATATGGCCCCAACCGGATGGGCCGAAAAAGCACACGGATATTTTACAGCGCACGGTACGGGCATGGGCGTTAGGTTGTTTTACCAATTTCTAAAACAACGGGCTAATAACTCCTAATTTTATTCTTTTTAAGATGAAGCAAAAGATAAGATAGCATACAAACTAAACGCTATTCTTCCGGAGGAAAAAAAACAATCAACCAACCAATTATCGGAGGTTTTACACGTTTATTTACGTGCCGATACTTGGTTGGTTTTGTTTATATAAGATTTAATTTTAGAAACGCGGTTATAAAAAACTCCGGATTTTATTACCTTTGTTATAGGTTTTCTTTGAAGTTGTTTAAAAATTAGTTTATTGAAACAGTTTAGAACTATGTGCCATTGAAGCAATTGCAAAACTAAGTCCTCTATAAATCTGTTTTACATTTTTGTAGCCTGTTTTTACCTCAATATTTTCTTAGTATCAAGTGTTTAAACTGTCACATCTTATTTATGCTTAAACAAATTCTATGTGTCCTATGTGGTTAATTATATGGGTTAATTCTTAAACAACTTCTTTAAAAAACTTTTAATCAAACTCAATTATTCAAACCTTAGTAAATTAAACTAAACAAACTAAAAACATAAGCAATGAAAAAGGTATTTTTGGTTTTCGCCTTATTTTGTTTTGCCACCTTAGTTTTTACCACCTCTTGTTTGGCGCAAGCAAAGGGCAAAACGCGCCCCAAAGCTACGACCTCGGTTGGTAAAACGGCGGCAAAGTCGAATCAAAAGAACAGTTATGGCTATGGTGGTAATTATAACCGCCACAACATAGCCTTATTTGGCGGGGCCACCACCGGTCTTTACGATGGCGCGAGCACCTTGCCCACATTAGGATTTGAATACGAGTACCGTGTTAATAATTTATTAGGGGTGGGGCTGTTTACCCAGGCACTTTTAGGCGATGGTTATACCAATTTTGTACTTGGCGTGCCGGTTGTAGTACACCCAATTGCTGGTTTTAAAGGATTTGCTGCCCCCTTACTTGAGTTTGCAAAAGGCTACGACTTTACAACCTTGAAAGAAAAATGGCAGAGCGAGTTTGGTTTTAGAATAGGTGCCGGCTACAATTTTAATTTTGACCGTTTTGTTGTTGCGCCAAGCCTTAGTTTTGACCGGGTAGCCAAGCACAACTCGTTAGTTTATGGCGTATCATTTGGTCTTGGATTTTAGTAACGATAAAAAGCGATGATTAACCGGCCATTTACTTAACTGTCAATTTATTTTAAGAAAGTTGTTAGGAGGTTGCTATCGCCAAAGTACTGAGCCAGCAAGCACTATGTTACACAGCAAAACAAATTAATTTAATCCGGAAAGACCAAATTTAGACTAAATAAAATATTTTTAACGAACAATATTAAACATTATCCAAACTGTGCAAAATTATCGCTCGTTGTTTATCTTAATTGCCGTTTTAGGGGTTAGTATTTTAGTGGCTTCGGTATTAGGCATTTTAAAAGCCGATTATGTTAATTTTACTTGGTTGTCGTATTTATTTTTGTCGTTAATTAGTTTGTTCGTGGTGTCGTTGGGGGGTATGGCGCGCAAGGCAAGCCCTAATAAAAGCGTTAGTATAATAATGGGTGCTATGGGACTAAAATTTTTGTTTAGTTTGTTTGTGATTGTGCTTTATGTGTGGGTTTCCAAGCCCCAGAGTGCGGCTTTTGTGCTTCCTTTTTTTGTTTTGTATGCCATATTTGCCGTTTTTGAAACAAAAGCGCTAATTAAAAATACAGATACCCGCCAAGAAACAGATGATTGAGGGCAAATATATAAACCATTAATTAATTAGTTAATGACAACATTTTGGCTTATTTATGTCTCCTGAAAATTTAGCCTCAAAATTAGCCGCCTACATGCCCCAGGCTGCAAGCCCAATTATTGCAAACTGGTTAATTAAATACAATATTAAACTTATAATTACTAATGCCCGCATAAGTAAACTTGGCGATTTTAGAGTAGAAACCAGATTTCAGCACACGTATTTATCAATTAGCGTAAATGGCAACCTCAACCAATATTCATTTTTACAAACCTTGTTGCATGAGTTTGCCCACTTTTTTACCTGGCAAAAATACAGCCATAACGTAAAACCGCACGGCCCCGAGTGGAAACAAATTTATATTGATACGATTACCCCTTTTTTAACCAACGATTTTTTTCCGGATGACCTTATTGCCGCCATCCGCTCAAACAATATAAACCCAAAGGCAAGTAGCTGCTCAAACCCACAGCTAATACAGGCACTAAGGCGTTATGACGCGCATAACACACCTGAATTATCATCAACCGAAAACGGTGTTAATTATACTACACTCGATTTACTTCCGGAAGGAGCTAAATTTATACTCAAACAATCGGGGTTAAATTTAGAGCCTGTCTAAATTTTATTTTCTAATTCTATTAAGCATCAATTTTATCATGGCAAGTTGGATCATTGTCTGGCTCGTTTCGGTTTGGAACTCAAAGTCTTTACTCAATCTTCGATAGCTTTCGAGCCATGCAAAAGTTCTTTCAACAATCCATCTTTTTGGCAATACTTCGAATTTCGAGGCTGTATTCGATCTACTTACAACCTCAACCACCCACCCAAACGTTTTGCGGGTATTTTCAATTAACTCGCCTCTATACCCGCCATCAGCTACTATCTTTACCAATCTGCAAAACCTGCCTCTGAGGTCAGCTATAACCATTGGGGCTGATTTACTGTCATGCTCATTTGCCGCATGAACCACAACCGCTAAAAGTAGTCCCATTGTATCTACAATAATATGCCGCTTTCTGCCTTTAACTTTTTACCCCCGTCAATCCCTCTGCACAAGCCTCCGACGCTTGTTGTCTTTACGCTCTGGCTATCAATTATACCAACACTTGGCGATGAAGCCCTGCCTGCTTGCTTTCGAGTCTTATCCCTGAGTATTTCATGGATGAGTTCTATCGTCCCATCCTTCTTCCACTTGGTAAAATAGTAGTAAACAAGCTTCCATGACGGAAAATGGAACGGCAGCATGCGCCATTGACAGCCAGTTTTAAGCAAATAGAACAGCGCATTAAAAATTTCTCTTAAACTGTGTTTTCGTTTCCGTTTGTCGTCTAAAATGCCTAATATTGCACTCCATTGACTATCGGTGAGACTGCTTGGGTAGGTTTTCATTTTACTTTATGTGTTTGATTTTCATAAAGCTATGAATTATTATTTAAACGTCAAACTGATAGTCTTTTATTCACATCTCTTTTAATAACTTTTTTCCTATCAATTTTTAGGACTGGCATGCCAATTTTTAATTTTTAGACAGTCTCTTAATAAAAGGCCAACTGCGCCGCACGCGCTACCTTTGTTTTGAAATCAATTCTAAACGCCGCTTTATCGTATCGGGTATCGCCGAAGTAATTCCCCTGCCTGCAACACAAACCGAGGCAAATGCCGAACTTAAACCCACCAACCCAACCCAACCTTCTACTACATCCGGATTAGTACAGGCAGCTACTTTACCGGTAAACAGTTTGTTTGTTTTGCCCTCGAAACCCAACGATGTATTTTTAAAATTATCGAACAGACGCACCCGTATTTTGTGCAGACTTGTTGTAAATAACCATCAATACACCTTGCCCGGCACAGCTTTGGTGAAGCAAATTTTTTAGTAAATTGTACAAAAAAATATGATTATTACCCCCACACCTATTGCCGATTTGTTAGTACTTGCGCCACAGGTGTTTGAAGACGAAAGAGGTTTTTTTTACGAAACTTTTAATGCTAATTTTTTTAAGAAAAACGGGTTAAATTACCATTTTGTACAAGACAATCAGGCGTGGTCGAATTATGGTGTGTTGCGCGGATTGCATTTTCAAGAAGGGGCATTTGCACAGGCAAAATTAGTGCGGGTTGTTGCCGGATGCGTTTTTGATGTGGCCGTTGATTTGCGGCCAAACTCGCCCACCTACCATCAATGGTTTGGTATTGAACTAAGCGCAAAAAACCGCAAACAACTACTAATACCGCGTGGGTTTGCTCATGGATATGTTGCACTTACAGCCGCTGCCGAGTTTTACTATAAATGCGACAATTTTTATCATAAAGCCAGCGAGGCCGGCATCCGTTACAACTGCCCTAAATTAAATATAAACTGGCCTGTTGAAGAACAAGGTCTTATAATTTCGGAAAAAGATTTGGCGCTGCCATTTTTAACTTGAACAGACCGATTTTAGTACAAGCACAAAGCTCCGGAATTATTTTAAAAAAGTATATTTGCTGGTTAATCTCAATAAACAAGTAATCGCAATTTAGTTATTTTTTACAAGCAGGGAACTTAACGCCCATTTTTACCGTTATTTCTCATTGTAATTATATTAGTACTAATATGATGTAAATCGGCATTCTAATTCTTAATTTTAAAACACAACCAAAACCTATGAACAAAAAACAAAACAAATGGCGTACCCTTGGTGGTGAAAAAATTGACGAAATTAAACAACACGTTCTCCACACTATAATTGCCGAACAAAAAGCGGGCAACAGACTTAAAGTTTGTATTGGAACTGACTCGCAAGTACACGGCGACCATACCGATTTTGCTACCGTTATTGTTTTTTTGCGCGAAAAAAAGGGCGGCTTTATGTTTATACGCAACAATGTTTCGTACATTAAAATGAGCATTAAAGAGCGCATGATAACCGAAGTGGCACAATCAATTGAGGTAGCCTACGACCTTTGCGATTTGCTTGACGAATATAAGGTTGAATTAGAAGTACACGCCGACATTAATACCGACCCTCATTTTAAATCGAATACCGCCCTGCAAGATGCAATGGGTTATATTTTGAGCATGGGCTTTGTGTTTAAAGCCAAACCAGATGCATTTGCCTCGTCAAGCTGTGCGAATAAAGTAGTACAATAACCGAGAATTTAGAAAACATATAAAAACTAAATCCTTTTTCCGGATGCTTGCAGTAATGTTTAAGTATCCGGATTTTTTTTTATTGTGAGGGTCAAGGGGCGGGTTTACCCTTCTTTTAGAAAGTTAGGGGGAGTTCTCTCATAAATCCTGCTAATCCATAAATCCCGTAAATTCAGATTCTGACAATATCCGGAATAAAAGAAAAAATCATTCCTAGTTCAAGACGAATGTGCGGCTTATCCCATCCGGAGTATTAACCCACCCCTGCACCCCTCCGAGGAGATAACCCACCCCTGCCCCTCCGAGGAGGGGAAATTGCGAAATCATACTAATCCTTTAATCATGAAAATCAAGGTTCAAGACAATATCCGGATATAAAGGAATAATGCTACCACCTTCGGGGTAGTTTTTATTTGGTTTGTTTGTATTTTATAAGCATTTCACCCCTTTGGGGTTTAGCAGTCGTTTTAAAAACCAAGCCAATTCTTAAATCTCGCTAATCCTTTAATCTTGTAAACGATGAATTGAGCCTGTCGAAATTTCAAGGTTCAGACAATTTCATGATTCAGACATTTTTTTTTGCCCAAAGGCATACAAGATAAATAAAGTGTCGTACATTTACCACACCTAACTAATACTACCTACTAATTTAATTTTTTGCGCCTCATTTAACCGCCGTTTGCTATGATTTTTAACACATTCCCCCGCACCGGCACCCTCCGCGCTTTAAGCAAGTGCTGGGGTAAATACAAAGCGTAGCTTACCTTACCGCCTTGTATTTACCCCTATCCCCCTCATCCGGAAGATTAACCCACCCCTGCCCCTCCGAGGAGGGGAAAGTGTAAGATTCTGCTAATCCTTTAATCCTGTAAACGATGAATTGAGCCTGCCGAAATTTTCATGTTTCAGACAATTTCCGGAATAAAAAGGAAAATCATAGTAAACATTAAATCAGAAAAATCCAGGTTAAACGCATTAAAAATAAAAGAAAGCCAGATAGG encodes the following:
- a CDS encoding CPBP family intramembrane metalloprotease, with amino-acid sequence MKLHQFINLNKKSPCSQLGYFAFIAAGFFLLAQMVSLFILMLFGLSDLQSLSMAQMVQDPTILQGLKWGQAISSLLIFVATGMVLSWLKTGNFWRFYGIQQVPKWGLLLASLALFIVSVPIIQWLNGINQNIVFPPALQHIEQWMQALEKEGEIVTKAFLQGNSVAHLFVNLLIVAAIPAFGEELLFRGGLQTLLVKCLNKPHLAIFMGAFLFSLLHFQFYGFLPRFILGLVLGYMYYYTNNLWYPVLFHFVNNGLQVFLVWAGIISLDSQADELLPNMPVWLVLPALALFVFSGWWFKQQASKVQTPVNDGNI
- the rsmA gene encoding ribosomal RNA small subunit methyltransferase A, yielding MKKIKSLGQHFLRSNAIAQRVANNVEVPYQNCTTVVEVGPGEGMLTQFLLQIPDIDLWVCELDDRLPQVLRAKFPETVLPSEKILLGDVLQMRLPQRFPDGFSLVGNFPYNISSQLLIMAYTHRQQIGQLVGMFQREVAQRVCAQPGSKVYGQLSVLLQAFFEVSYLFTVERGNFDPPPQVQSAVIRLTRRATDALNGTPEPIFRALVKQAFATRRKQLANCLKAYQFNFDDSVLPPTILQKRAEQLSLADFSELARIAVVKETKK
- a CDS encoding leucyl aminopeptidase, with the translated sequence MRIESVAKISKNTPIVYVGLPNSNWAKVFNDAQVAQIAQLNAANCHQVVFNDGSTVAIAACVKTDANPDIQTENYRLAGAEITKELNRLKINKAGIHNVDGNETASLAVAEGAFLAGYQFTRYISDKKRFNTLQTIEVPTNMASAAAITELSHVLTAVCNARDLVNEPVITLTAPKLADEIARLGKAAGVKVTIFDKARITKEKMGGILAVNAGSIDEPRFTIMEYKPKNAKNKQPIVLVGKGVVYDTGGLSLKPSDGMEWMKCDMGGAAAVACAICAAAHNQLPLHIVGLIPSTDNRPGGNAYTPGDVITHYGGTTCEVLNTDAEGRLILADALAYAKQYKPELVIDIATLTGAAVIAVGHQGMLLMGNDAATNYKQQITACSYEVYERLAELPLWGEFKEQLKSDIADLKNIGGRPAGSITAAKFLEHFTDYPWMHVDMAPTGWAEKAHGYFTAHGTGMGVRLFYQFLKQRANNS
- a CDS encoding SprT-like domain-containing protein, giving the protein MSPENLASKLAAYMPQAASPIIANWLIKYNIKLIITNARISKLGDFRVETRFQHTYLSISVNGNLNQYSFLQTLLHEFAHFFTWQKYSHNVKPHGPEWKQIYIDTITPFLTNDFFPDDLIAAIRSNNINPKASSCSNPQLIQALRRYDAHNTPELSSTENGVNYTTLDLLPEGAKFILKQSGLNLEPV
- the rfbC gene encoding dTDP-4-dehydrorhamnose 3,5-epimerase, translating into MIITPTPIADLLVLAPQVFEDERGFFYETFNANFFKKNGLNYHFVQDNQAWSNYGVLRGLHFQEGAFAQAKLVRVVAGCVFDVAVDLRPNSPTYHQWFGIELSAKNRKQLLIPRGFAHGYVALTAAAEFYYKCDNFYHKASEAGIRYNCPKLNINWPVEEQGLIISEKDLALPFLT